From Odontesthes bonariensis isolate fOdoBon6 chromosome 21, fOdoBon6.hap1, whole genome shotgun sequence, a single genomic window includes:
- the srrm2 gene encoding serine/arginine repetitive matrix protein 2 isoform X1, whose amino-acid sequence MYNGIGLTTPRGSGTNGYVQRNLSSLRVKRPRDERGGERDEKDRERLESQLNRQPNADILEHQRKRQLEVKCAELQDMMEEQGYSAEEIEEKVNSFRMMLQEKEEPPPSTAQKPSVTETHALAAANQQKNDRLRAAFGISSDYVDGSSFHADRKEKEKEKREQERLERERLQQQKYTLVEVSDSDSDSPAKKRGRKKKKKNKSRDSSSESRSPSPHKEKKKSKKKKKKREVSEEDDDSSSDEKQKVSKKKRKRSGSASPPKTKSTRHRSVSSSSAHSSQSPPPPRSRQQDQDPKNVNEGRQGRSPDKRKRGYEEHSPQRQGGEWRRPNVEREKEQQKEVEKTRKRHDSSSPSPPPQTAKTVEKEKGRRSRSKQREGEKGGRSRSREVEKRRRSRSVEMEKRRRSRSIEMEKRRRSRSIEKRRRSRSVEKRRRSRSGEMGRRRSRSIEKRRRSRSIETEKKKQSVSVEMEKGRRSMSREKRDKGNESVPQRIRHDTSSSRSPSPPPKPETRVRSKDAEREKEQNKQDKKTRRVSSSPSPPPEKERRDLHSNSRTLNERDKKDHAKRHEAEASLHQQRPERRRDEHPSRDSFLPASNSPITNGRQRERENERRREPDRERSKEENRYPTKQREQRVEADVRTSAENRRDGPRPSERPRSAERQEKARSPVREKKRQDETKRAEIKRGSSSSSSSGSSSSSSSSDSDSDSSSSSSSSSSSSSTSSSEDEEKAKKAGSAGSGSSSPKKSGPSAIGVAVERYLANGGKDSSASASEGDGTRRSQSHREAGGDKHERERPSGRAPAEEVLPQAKGQERYSPTQMDSPSPPPSPPSRGVNRGSSRYSPLGAKAGERDRGRERDGIRRTTMSGPPARRSRSPPQRTSIPSPPRRTPPRQYQEPPARSRRPSPPPAWSDRDRERQRDRDRDRERDRDRDRDRERDRARDRERERDRERDRDRERDRERDRAVRRSRSRSQRRRSRSTSRILRRPNLPNRSRRSPSPQRRRRTSRSLSRERREHERTRQREAQQDREREKEPVQPKVAPQPRSSSSSSSSSGSSSSSSSSPSPPREIKDAKAPTEKSRRPDPEDLKRPEPEPKSRSSSSLGPSRDSSSAPASGRRSSQSDSRRSDGASQRSPAGRQQDARPSSRGPNRKQPSPAARQPPEPAVRKEGAVNGTEAAAGGKANRSSSSSSSSSSSSSSSSSSSSSSSSDSSDSEVEEEKGKAVKDQSSSSSSSSSSSEDEKDTKKKSPARPHRVPADSLRDSRSLSYSPPRHMRAAPSSPRQRSGSRQSPSRSSSSRRKK is encoded by the exons ATGTACAATGGGATTGGCCTGACGACTCCGCGAGGCAGCGGCACCAATGGCTACGTGCAGCGTAATCTGTCGAGCCTGCGGGTCAAGCGGCCGCGGGACGAACGCGGTGGCGAGCGGGATGAGAAGGACCGGGAGAGGCTGGAGAGTCAGCTCAACAGACAGCCCAACGCCGACATCCTGGAGCACCAAAGAAAGAGGCAGCTCGAGGTCAAATGTGCCGAGCTGCAAGACATGATGGAAGAGCAAgg GTATTCTGCAGAGGAGATCGAGGAGAAGGTGAACAGCTTCCGCATGATgctgcaggagaaggaggagccTCCTCCCTCCACTGCTCAGAAACCGTC GGTGACGGAGACGCACGCTCTGGCTGCAGCCAACCAGCAGAAGAACGACCGCCTTCGCGCCGCTTTCGGCATCTCCAGCGACTACGTGGACGGATCGTCCTTCCACGCTGACcgcaaggagaaggagaaagagAAGAGGGAGCAGGAACGCCTGGAGAGGGagcggctgcagcagcagaaatacAC TTTGGTGGAAGTTTCAGACTCTGATTCAGATTCTCCTGCCAAGAAACGCGGtcggaagaagaaaaagaaaaacaagagcagagacag cagctcagagagtcGTTCCCCGTCTCCTcacaaagagaagaagaaatccaaaaagaagaaaaagaaacg TGAGGTGTCAGAAGAAGACGACGACAG CTCCTCAGATGAAAAACAGAAGGTttcaaagaagaaaagaaaaaggagcggAAGTGCGAGTCCTCCGAAAACAAAGTCGACTCGACACAGAAGCGTCTCCTCCAGCTCTGCTCACAG CAGCCAGTCTCCACCTCCACCAAGGTCGCGTCAACAGGACCAAGACCCAAAGAATGTCAATGAGGGAAGGCAGGGGAGATCGCCAGACAAGAGGAAACGTGGTTACGAGGAGCACAGCCCACAACGCCAGGGGGGTGAATGG AGGAGGCCCAAtgttgagagagaaaaagaacaacagaagGAGGTGGAGAAAACCAGGAAGAGACATGACTCCTCGTCACCCTCCCCTCCTCCGCAGACGGCAAAAACCGTCGAGAAGGAGAAAGGGCGAAGATCAAGAAGCAAACAGAGAGAAGGTGAGAAAGGAGGGCGCTCCAGAAGCCGAGAGGTGGAGAAGAGAAGGCGTTCCAGGAGCGTAGAGATGGAGAAGAGGCGGAGATCCAGGAGCATAGAGATGGAGAAGAGGCGGAGGTCTAGGAGTATAGAGAAAAGGAGACGTTCGAGGAGTGTAGAGAAAAGGAGGCGTTCAAGGAGTGGAGAGATGGGGAGGAGGCGTTCTAGGAGTATAGAAAAAAGGAGGCGTTCTAGGAGCATAGAGACGGAGAAAAAGAAGCAATCGGTAAGCGTTGAGATGGAGAAAGGAAGACGCTCCATGAGCAGAGAAAAAAGAGACAAGGGAAATGAAAGTGTACCTCAGAGGATCAGACATGACACCTCTTCATCTCGctctccgtctcctcctcctAAACCAGAAACTAGGGTCAGGAGTAAAGACGCAGAGCGGGAAAAAGAACAGAACAAACAGGACAAAAAGACTAGACGTGTCTCTTCGTCCCCTTCGCCTCCCCCCGAAAAGGAGAGGAGAGATCTGCACTCCAACTCAAGGACACTAAATGAAAGGGACAAGAAGGACCACGCTAAAAGGCACGAGGCAGAAGCTTCCCTTCACCAGCAGAGACCTGAGAGGAGAAGGGATGAACATCCGTCCCGCGACTCCTTCCTGCCCGCCTCGAACTCACCCATCACCAATGGACGTCAGCGAGAAAGGGAGAACGAAAGGAGGCGAGAACCCGACAGGGAGAGGTCCAAAGAAGAGAACCGGTATCCCACAAAGCAGCGGGAACAGAGAGTTGAGGCGGACGTCCGAACGTCTGCGGAAAACAGAAGAGATGGGCCGAGACCTTCGGAGAGGCCACGGAGCGCCGAGAGGCAGGAGAAGGCGAGGAGCCCCGTAAGAGAAAAGAAGCGTCAAGACGAGACGAAACGGGCCGAGATAAAacgagggagcagcagcagcagtagcagcggcagcagcagcagtagcagcagTAGTGACAGTGACAGCGATAGCTCTTCATCCTCTTCatcttcttcatcctcctcttcaACATCATCCTCTGAAGACGAGGAAAAAGCCAAGAAAGCCGGgtcagcagggagtggaagtaGCAGCCCCAAGAAAAGCGGTCCGTCCGCCATCGGGGTGGCGGTCGAACGGTATTTGGCCAACGGTGGAAAAGATAGTTCTGCCTCTGCTTCTGAGGGTGACGGAACCAGACGATCCCAGAGCCACAGAGAGGCTGGAGGGGACAAACATGAGAGGGAAAGACCATCCGGCAGAGCTCCTGCAGAAGAGGTCCTGCCTCAGGCTAAAGGACAGGAACGCTACAGTCCCACACAGATGGACAGCCCCagtccccctccctccccaccCAGCAGGGGAGTCAACAGAGGCAGCAGTAGGTACTCTCCTCTTGGGGCGAAAGCTGGCGAAAGGGACCGTGGGAGGGAAAGGGACGGAATCAGGAGGACCACGATGTCCGGTCCCCCTGCTAGGAGGTCGCGGTCGCCCCCTCAGAGGACCTCGATCCCTTCCCCACCCCGTCGCACACCTCCAAGACAATATCAGGAACCCCCAGCAAGGTCCAGAAGACCGTCTCCTCCTCCGGCTTGGTCAGACCGAGACAGGGAGAGGCAACGAGACAGGGATAGGGACCGAGAGAGAGACCGGGATAGGGatagggacagagagagggataGGGCTCGGGATAGGGAAAGGGAAAGGGATAGAGAACGGGATAGGGATAGGGAAAGGGATAGAGAACGCGACAGAGCTGTGAGGCGCAGCAGGTCCAGAAGCCAAAGGAGGCGCAGCAGGTCCACATCAAGAATCCTAAGAAGGCCAAATCTCCCAAACAG GTCCCGCCGGTCTCCTTCTCCACAGCGGCGGCGGCGGACCAGTCGCTCGCTTTCCCGAGAGAGAAGAGAGCACGAGAGGACGAGGCAGAGGGAGGCGCAACAAGACCGAGAACGGGAAAAGGAACCCGTGCAGCCAAAGGTCGCTCCCCAACCCCGcagctcctcctcatcctcttcctcctccggctcctcctcttcctcctcgtcCTCGCCGTCGCCGCCCCGAGAGATCAAAGACGCAAAAGCACCGACGGAGAAGAGCCGGAGGCCAGATCCGGAAGACCTGAAGAGACCGGAACCCGAGCCGAAGAGTCGCTCCTCCTCCTCGCTGGGACCCTCCAGAGACTCGTCCTCCGCTCCGGCTTCAGGCAGAAGAAGCTCGCAGTCGGACTCGCGGCGCTCTGATGGCGCCTCCCAAAGATCTCCGGCCGGCCGCCAACAAGACGCCAGACCCTCATCACGGGGTCCAAACAGGAAGCAGCCGTCACCGGCGGCCCGCCAGCCGCCAGAACCAGCCGTCAGGAAAGAAGGCGCCGTGAACGGCACCGAGGCGGCTGCAGGCGGTAAAGCCAACAGaagcagcagctccagctcctcctcgtcctcatcctcatcgtcttcctcctcttcatcttcatcctcctcttcaGACAGCTCCGACTCTGAAGTGGAAGAAGAGAAAGG GAAGGCAGTGAAAGACCAAagctcctcttcatcctcttccTCATCGTCATCTGAAGATGAAAAggacacaaagaaaaagag CCCTGCAAGGCCTCACCGAGTGCCGGCTGATTCGCTGAGAGATTCTCGCTCGCTCAGTTATTCTCCTCCCAGACACATGAGAGCGGCGCCGTCCTCTCCTCGCCAAAG GAGCGGCAGCAGACAGTCGCCGAGCCGCTCGTCCAGCAGCAGGCGAAAGAAATGA
- the srrm2 gene encoding serine/arginine repetitive matrix protein 2 isoform X2, with protein MYNGIGLTTPRGSGTNGYVQRNLSSLRVKRPRDERGGERDEKDRERLESQLNRQPNADILEHQRKRQLEVKCAELQDMMEEQGYSAEEIEEKVNSFRMMLQEKEEPPPSTAQKPSVTETHALAAANQQKNDRLRAAFGISSDYVDGSSFHADRKEKEKEKREQERLERERLQQQKYTLVEVSDSDSDSPAKKRGRKKKKKNKSRDSSESRSPSPHKEKKKSKKKKKKREVSEEDDDSSSDEKQKVSKKKRKRSGSASPPKTKSTRHRSVSSSSAHSSQSPPPPRSRQQDQDPKNVNEGRQGRSPDKRKRGYEEHSPQRQGGEWRRPNVEREKEQQKEVEKTRKRHDSSSPSPPPQTAKTVEKEKGRRSRSKQREGEKGGRSRSREVEKRRRSRSVEMEKRRRSRSIEMEKRRRSRSIEKRRRSRSVEKRRRSRSGEMGRRRSRSIEKRRRSRSIETEKKKQSVSVEMEKGRRSMSREKRDKGNESVPQRIRHDTSSSRSPSPPPKPETRVRSKDAEREKEQNKQDKKTRRVSSSPSPPPEKERRDLHSNSRTLNERDKKDHAKRHEAEASLHQQRPERRRDEHPSRDSFLPASNSPITNGRQRERENERRREPDRERSKEENRYPTKQREQRVEADVRTSAENRRDGPRPSERPRSAERQEKARSPVREKKRQDETKRAEIKRGSSSSSSSGSSSSSSSSDSDSDSSSSSSSSSSSSSTSSSEDEEKAKKAGSAGSGSSSPKKSGPSAIGVAVERYLANGGKDSSASASEGDGTRRSQSHREAGGDKHERERPSGRAPAEEVLPQAKGQERYSPTQMDSPSPPPSPPSRGVNRGSSRYSPLGAKAGERDRGRERDGIRRTTMSGPPARRSRSPPQRTSIPSPPRRTPPRQYQEPPARSRRPSPPPAWSDRDRERQRDRDRDRERDRDRDRDRERDRARDRERERDRERDRDRERDRERDRAVRRSRSRSQRRRSRSTSRILRRPNLPNRSRRSPSPQRRRRTSRSLSRERREHERTRQREAQQDREREKEPVQPKVAPQPRSSSSSSSSSGSSSSSSSSPSPPREIKDAKAPTEKSRRPDPEDLKRPEPEPKSRSSSSLGPSRDSSSAPASGRRSSQSDSRRSDGASQRSPAGRQQDARPSSRGPNRKQPSPAARQPPEPAVRKEGAVNGTEAAAGGKANRSSSSSSSSSSSSSSSSSSSSSSSSDSSDSEVEEEKGKAVKDQSSSSSSSSSSSEDEKDTKKKSPARPHRVPADSLRDSRSLSYSPPRHMRAAPSSPRQRSGSRQSPSRSSSSRRKK; from the exons ATGTACAATGGGATTGGCCTGACGACTCCGCGAGGCAGCGGCACCAATGGCTACGTGCAGCGTAATCTGTCGAGCCTGCGGGTCAAGCGGCCGCGGGACGAACGCGGTGGCGAGCGGGATGAGAAGGACCGGGAGAGGCTGGAGAGTCAGCTCAACAGACAGCCCAACGCCGACATCCTGGAGCACCAAAGAAAGAGGCAGCTCGAGGTCAAATGTGCCGAGCTGCAAGACATGATGGAAGAGCAAgg GTATTCTGCAGAGGAGATCGAGGAGAAGGTGAACAGCTTCCGCATGATgctgcaggagaaggaggagccTCCTCCCTCCACTGCTCAGAAACCGTC GGTGACGGAGACGCACGCTCTGGCTGCAGCCAACCAGCAGAAGAACGACCGCCTTCGCGCCGCTTTCGGCATCTCCAGCGACTACGTGGACGGATCGTCCTTCCACGCTGACcgcaaggagaaggagaaagagAAGAGGGAGCAGGAACGCCTGGAGAGGGagcggctgcagcagcagaaatacAC TTTGGTGGAAGTTTCAGACTCTGATTCAGATTCTCCTGCCAAGAAACGCGGtcggaagaagaaaaagaaaaacaagagcagagacag ctcagagagtcGTTCCCCGTCTCCTcacaaagagaagaagaaatccaaaaagaagaaaaagaaacg TGAGGTGTCAGAAGAAGACGACGACAG CTCCTCAGATGAAAAACAGAAGGTttcaaagaagaaaagaaaaaggagcggAAGTGCGAGTCCTCCGAAAACAAAGTCGACTCGACACAGAAGCGTCTCCTCCAGCTCTGCTCACAG CAGCCAGTCTCCACCTCCACCAAGGTCGCGTCAACAGGACCAAGACCCAAAGAATGTCAATGAGGGAAGGCAGGGGAGATCGCCAGACAAGAGGAAACGTGGTTACGAGGAGCACAGCCCACAACGCCAGGGGGGTGAATGG AGGAGGCCCAAtgttgagagagaaaaagaacaacagaagGAGGTGGAGAAAACCAGGAAGAGACATGACTCCTCGTCACCCTCCCCTCCTCCGCAGACGGCAAAAACCGTCGAGAAGGAGAAAGGGCGAAGATCAAGAAGCAAACAGAGAGAAGGTGAGAAAGGAGGGCGCTCCAGAAGCCGAGAGGTGGAGAAGAGAAGGCGTTCCAGGAGCGTAGAGATGGAGAAGAGGCGGAGATCCAGGAGCATAGAGATGGAGAAGAGGCGGAGGTCTAGGAGTATAGAGAAAAGGAGACGTTCGAGGAGTGTAGAGAAAAGGAGGCGTTCAAGGAGTGGAGAGATGGGGAGGAGGCGTTCTAGGAGTATAGAAAAAAGGAGGCGTTCTAGGAGCATAGAGACGGAGAAAAAGAAGCAATCGGTAAGCGTTGAGATGGAGAAAGGAAGACGCTCCATGAGCAGAGAAAAAAGAGACAAGGGAAATGAAAGTGTACCTCAGAGGATCAGACATGACACCTCTTCATCTCGctctccgtctcctcctcctAAACCAGAAACTAGGGTCAGGAGTAAAGACGCAGAGCGGGAAAAAGAACAGAACAAACAGGACAAAAAGACTAGACGTGTCTCTTCGTCCCCTTCGCCTCCCCCCGAAAAGGAGAGGAGAGATCTGCACTCCAACTCAAGGACACTAAATGAAAGGGACAAGAAGGACCACGCTAAAAGGCACGAGGCAGAAGCTTCCCTTCACCAGCAGAGACCTGAGAGGAGAAGGGATGAACATCCGTCCCGCGACTCCTTCCTGCCCGCCTCGAACTCACCCATCACCAATGGACGTCAGCGAGAAAGGGAGAACGAAAGGAGGCGAGAACCCGACAGGGAGAGGTCCAAAGAAGAGAACCGGTATCCCACAAAGCAGCGGGAACAGAGAGTTGAGGCGGACGTCCGAACGTCTGCGGAAAACAGAAGAGATGGGCCGAGACCTTCGGAGAGGCCACGGAGCGCCGAGAGGCAGGAGAAGGCGAGGAGCCCCGTAAGAGAAAAGAAGCGTCAAGACGAGACGAAACGGGCCGAGATAAAacgagggagcagcagcagcagtagcagcggcagcagcagcagtagcagcagTAGTGACAGTGACAGCGATAGCTCTTCATCCTCTTCatcttcttcatcctcctcttcaACATCATCCTCTGAAGACGAGGAAAAAGCCAAGAAAGCCGGgtcagcagggagtggaagtaGCAGCCCCAAGAAAAGCGGTCCGTCCGCCATCGGGGTGGCGGTCGAACGGTATTTGGCCAACGGTGGAAAAGATAGTTCTGCCTCTGCTTCTGAGGGTGACGGAACCAGACGATCCCAGAGCCACAGAGAGGCTGGAGGGGACAAACATGAGAGGGAAAGACCATCCGGCAGAGCTCCTGCAGAAGAGGTCCTGCCTCAGGCTAAAGGACAGGAACGCTACAGTCCCACACAGATGGACAGCCCCagtccccctccctccccaccCAGCAGGGGAGTCAACAGAGGCAGCAGTAGGTACTCTCCTCTTGGGGCGAAAGCTGGCGAAAGGGACCGTGGGAGGGAAAGGGACGGAATCAGGAGGACCACGATGTCCGGTCCCCCTGCTAGGAGGTCGCGGTCGCCCCCTCAGAGGACCTCGATCCCTTCCCCACCCCGTCGCACACCTCCAAGACAATATCAGGAACCCCCAGCAAGGTCCAGAAGACCGTCTCCTCCTCCGGCTTGGTCAGACCGAGACAGGGAGAGGCAACGAGACAGGGATAGGGACCGAGAGAGAGACCGGGATAGGGatagggacagagagagggataGGGCTCGGGATAGGGAAAGGGAAAGGGATAGAGAACGGGATAGGGATAGGGAAAGGGATAGAGAACGCGACAGAGCTGTGAGGCGCAGCAGGTCCAGAAGCCAAAGGAGGCGCAGCAGGTCCACATCAAGAATCCTAAGAAGGCCAAATCTCCCAAACAG GTCCCGCCGGTCTCCTTCTCCACAGCGGCGGCGGCGGACCAGTCGCTCGCTTTCCCGAGAGAGAAGAGAGCACGAGAGGACGAGGCAGAGGGAGGCGCAACAAGACCGAGAACGGGAAAAGGAACCCGTGCAGCCAAAGGTCGCTCCCCAACCCCGcagctcctcctcatcctcttcctcctccggctcctcctcttcctcctcgtcCTCGCCGTCGCCGCCCCGAGAGATCAAAGACGCAAAAGCACCGACGGAGAAGAGCCGGAGGCCAGATCCGGAAGACCTGAAGAGACCGGAACCCGAGCCGAAGAGTCGCTCCTCCTCCTCGCTGGGACCCTCCAGAGACTCGTCCTCCGCTCCGGCTTCAGGCAGAAGAAGCTCGCAGTCGGACTCGCGGCGCTCTGATGGCGCCTCCCAAAGATCTCCGGCCGGCCGCCAACAAGACGCCAGACCCTCATCACGGGGTCCAAACAGGAAGCAGCCGTCACCGGCGGCCCGCCAGCCGCCAGAACCAGCCGTCAGGAAAGAAGGCGCCGTGAACGGCACCGAGGCGGCTGCAGGCGGTAAAGCCAACAGaagcagcagctccagctcctcctcgtcctcatcctcatcgtcttcctcctcttcatcttcatcctcctcttcaGACAGCTCCGACTCTGAAGTGGAAGAAGAGAAAGG GAAGGCAGTGAAAGACCAAagctcctcttcatcctcttccTCATCGTCATCTGAAGATGAAAAggacacaaagaaaaagag CCCTGCAAGGCCTCACCGAGTGCCGGCTGATTCGCTGAGAGATTCTCGCTCGCTCAGTTATTCTCCTCCCAGACACATGAGAGCGGCGCCGTCCTCTCCTCGCCAAAG GAGCGGCAGCAGACAGTCGCCGAGCCGCTCGTCCAGCAGCAGGCGAAAGAAATGA